The Actinomycetota bacterium genome has a segment encoding these proteins:
- a CDS encoding DUF4383 domain-containing protein — protein sequence MSLAQKFATTFGGVYVLVGIVGFISFFGGTTDQTPSALLGIFGVTAVHNVVHLLVGFGFLAGAQNDRIARLVSMTIGAVYTLVGVIGVLNLALVNDLLNINLADNLLHFATGLLALAVAFQGRRAAVTA from the coding sequence ATGAGCTTGGCCCAGAAGTTTGCAACAACGTTCGGCGGCGTCTACGTGCTGGTCGGTATCGTCGGATTCATCTCGTTCTTCGGCGGCACCACCGACCAGACGCCGAGCGCGCTCTTGGGGATCTTCGGCGTCACCGCAGTGCACAACGTCGTTCACCTGCTCGTCGGGTTCGGATTCCTCGCGGGGGCCCAGAACGACCGAATCGCCCGCCTGGTCTCGATGACCATCGGCGCCGTCTACACGCTGGTCGGAGTCATCGGAGTGCTGAACCTTGCCCTCGTGAACGACCTGCTGAACATCAACCTTGCCGACAACCTGCTGCACTTCGCCACCGGCCTGCTGGCTCTGGCAGTCGCTTTCCAGGGTCGCAGGGCAGCCGTCACCGCCTAA
- a CDS encoding cold-shock protein: MATGTVKWFSAEKGYGFISRSDGDDVFVHFSAIEGDGYRNLDEGQAVEFEVTQGPKGLQASAVRPVDPA, encoded by the coding sequence ATGGCCACTGGCACGGTTAAATGGTTCAGCGCCGAGAAGGGTTACGGCTTTATCTCACGTTCCGATGGGGACGACGTATTCGTGCACTTCAGTGCTATCGAAGGTGACGGTTACCGCAACCTCGACGAGGGTCAAGCCGTCGAGTTCGAGGTAACCCAGGGCCCCAAGGGTCTTCAGGCCTCCGCCGTCCGTCCGGTGGATCCCGCTTGA